The genomic stretch CAGTCCGGGCGGCGACGGCTCAGGTGCCGCTCAGGTGCCCGGCTTGCGGCCGTAGACGAAGACGTCGTCGCCCGTCTTCAGCAGTGCCCAGTACGTCTTGGCGTCCTTGGTGGTCATGTTGACGCAGCCGTGCGAGCCCGGCGGGTTCCACATGCTCAGGCCCACCGAGTGGAAGGCCTGGCCGCCGTCGAAGAACTGGCTGTAGGGCATCGGCACGTTGTAGACGGTCGAGACGTGGTGGAGGTCCCGCCAGTAGATCTTCTTCAGGCCGGTGCGGGTCGCGAACCCCGTGCGGCCGGTGCGCACGGGCACCGGCCCGTAGACGAGCTTCTTGCCGTCCTGGATCCAGCTGAGCTGGAGCGTGAGGTTCACGCAGGCGATCCGGCCCTTGTTCACCGGGCAGGCGCCGTCCTTGTTGGGGTTCTTCCCTACGGCCTTCTGCTTGTTCATCAGGTCCATCACACCCCAGGTGACGGATCCGGCGTAGCCGATGTCGGGAGTGATGCCGTGTTTGTCCTGGAATGCCTTGATGGCCTGGCAGTCGGCGGCGGACTGCTTGCCGTCGACCGGCCGGCCGAGGAACTTCTCCACCTGCTTCTGGTAGGGCCCGGCCTGTGTGGTGCAGCTCGCGGCCTGGGCCGGTGCCGCCGTGAGGGCGCGCGTGAGCGGCGCCACGAGTCCCGTGACGCCCAGCGCGACGACACCCCGTCTGCGTATCTCCCCCATGTGCAACCTCTTCTCCCCTTGTCGCCCAGGGCCTGCCCCGGGTACTCCCTGCGCGATTCCCGCGAACTCGGACTACTAGACCTGCACGGGATGGCGGGGGTTGTGCTTTCCGGTCAGGCTGTGACGAAACGGTGAACCTCGTCACCGCGCAGCCGGCCGGCGGGGAGTCTGCGGCCGTAAGCGATCAGCAGAAGGTCCTGGCCAGGGCCGTACAGGGGCGTGCCCGAGCCGAAGGACCAGTCGAGGTCGTCGGCGCACAGCCGGACGCCGGTGAGGTCGGTGCCGAAGACACGGAAGGCGCGCGGATCGATGGCGTCGAGGAGGATCCGCAGCCGGTCCTCGGGCACCTCTCGGTCCAGGCCGAGGGCGACGGTTACGTCCAGGCCGTGCACGACGTCGTGGCCGAGGGCAGCGGCGAGGCCGCCGATCGGGGGCGTCCAGGGGTGGTGGGCGTGGGTGCGCAGGAAGGCGGCGAGTGCGGCGTCCGTATGGGCGGCCGCGTCACGGCGGGCGAGCCGGTCGGTCATGCGGTGCAGGCTGCCGCGGGCCTTGACCAGCTCCCTCAGCACCCGCGGGGTCGGATAGCGGAACCCCATCGACATGTGCGCCACGACCTCCCGCACCCGCCAGCCCGCGCACAGGCTGGGCGCGTCCCACTGGGCGGGCGTCAACGCCTCGAAAAAGTCGGCCAGTTCACGTCGTTCGGCGGCGATGACGGCGGCCGTGGTGGCCCTGTCTACGGCGGTGTGCGCTGCTTTCCCCATGCGTCCAGGGTGTTGGGCCGGTGACCGGAAGTCCAAGACATGATCCGTCTCCCATCTAGCATCGCTGGTTATGGAGTTGAGGCAGCTGCGGTACTTCGTGACGGTGGTGGAGGAGGCCGGGTTCACCCGGGCTGCCGAGCGATTGCATCTGGCCCAGCCCGGGCTGAGCGCGCAGATACGGCAGCTGGAGCGGGAGGTGGGGCAGCCGCTGCTGGACCGGTCGGGCCGTTCGGTGCGGCCGACGGAGGTGGGCGAGGCCGTGCTGCCGTACGCGCGTGCCGCGCTCGCGGCCGTCGACGGGGTGCGGCAGACGGTGGAGGAGTACACGGGTCTGCTGCGCGGCCGGGTCGCGGTCGGGCTCGTCCCCGGCACCCTCGCGCACGCCTTCGACGTGGCGGGGCAGCTGGCGGACTTCCACGACGCGCATCCCCGAGTGGAGGTCACCCTCACCGAGGACACCTCGGACCGGATGCTGGCCGCGCTGCGCCGGGGCGAGCTGGACCTCGCGGTGATCGGCGTCGCTCAGGAGGCGCCGCCACCGGGGATCGCTCTGCACGTGGTGATCGACGAGCCGCTGGTGGCGGCGGCCGTCCCCGGGCATCCGCTGCTCCTCGCGTACGACGGCGCGGATGCCGTTCCGCCGACGGCCCTGCGCGGGCACCCGCTGATCAGCCTGCCGCACGGGACCGGGATGCGGGGTGTCCTGGAACGGCTGTGTGCCGAGGCCGGCTTCCGCCCGCACATCGCGNNNNNNNNNNNNNNNNNNNNNNNNNNNNNNNNNNNNNNNNNNNNNNNNNNNNNNNNNNNNNNNNNNNNNNNNNNNNNNNNNNNNNNNNNNNNNNNNNNNNNNNNNNNNNNNNNNNNNNNNNNNNNNNNNNNNNNNNNNNNNNNNNNNNNNNNNNNNNNNNNNNNNNNNNNNNNNNNNNNNNNNNNNNNNNNNNNNNNNNNNNNNNNNNNNNNNNNNNNNNNNNNNNNNNNNNNNNNNNNNNNNNNNNNNNNNNNNNNNNNNNNNNNNNNNNNNNNNNNNNNNNNNNNNNNNNNNNNNNNNNNNNNNNNNNNNNNNNNNNNNNNNNNNNNNNNNNNNNNNNNNNNNNNNNNNNNNNNNNNNNNNNNNNNNNNNNNNNNNNNNNNNNNNNNNNNNNNNNNNNNNNNNNNNNNNNNNNNNNNNNNNNNNNNNNNNNNNNNNNNNNNNNNNNNNNNNNNNNNNNNNNNNNNNNNNNNNNNNNNNNNNNNNNNNNNNNNNNNNNNNNNNNNNNNNNNNNNNNNNNNNNNNNNNNNNNNNNNNNNNNNNNNNNNNNNNNNN from Streptomyces roseochromogenus subsp. oscitans DS 12.976 encodes the following:
- a CDS encoding maleylpyruvate isomerase family mycothiol-dependent enzyme translates to MGKAAHTAVDRATTAAVIAAERRELADFFEALTPAQWDAPSLCAGWRVREVVAHMSMGFRYPTPRVLRELVKARGSLHRMTDRLARRDAAAHTDAALAAFLRTHAHHPWTPPIGGLAAALGHDVVHGLDVTVALGLDREVPEDRLRILLDAIDPRAFRVFGTDLTGVRLCADDLDWSFGSGTPLYGPGQDLLLIAYGRRLPAGRLRGDEVHRFVTA
- a CDS encoding LysR family transcriptional regulator, which produces MELRQLRYFVTVVEEAGFTRAAERLHLAQPGLSAQIRQLEREVGQPLLDRSGRSVRPTEVGEAVLPYARAALAAVDGVRQTVEEYTGLLRGRVAVGLVPGTLAHAFDVAGQLADFHDAHPRVEVTLTEDTSDRMLAALRRGELDLAVIGVAQEAPPPGIALHVVIDEPLVAAAVPGHPLLLAYDGADAVPPTALRGHPLISLPHGTGMRGVLERLCAEAGFRPHIA
- a CDS encoding L,D-transpeptidase family protein produces the protein MGEIRRRGVVALGVTGLVAPLTRALTAAPAQAASCTTQAGPYQKQVEKFLGRPVDGKQSAADCQAIKAFQDKHGITPDIGYAGSVTWGVMDLMNKQKAVGKNPNKDGACPVNKGRIACVNLTLQLSWIQDGKKLVYGPVPVRTGRTGFATRTGLKKIYWRDLHHVSTVYNVPMPYSQFFDGGQAFHSVGLSMWNPPGSHGCVNMTTKDAKTYWALLKTGDDVFVYGRKPGT